The window GCCAAAGATGTTTTCAGCTTTCGTCTGATGTGCCAAACTGCCCAATCCTAGACCAGCAGCTAGGATTGTGATAGCTAAGATCTTCCTTTTAATCATCTGGAACAATCACATCCTGACTTGAATAAATTAGGGAAAACTTACCATTAATTTGACGCCAGTCATCGTCTAAAGTTGCTTACACCCAGCCCAGCTTATGAAAAAAAGCACCAGTTAGACCGTTCTCCTTGTCTTACTTACTTTACTTGCCTCAGTTACTTTAGTAGTATATCTAGTATCGAATGAATGAGGAGCTGCAAAACATATGTCCAATGATGAAATTATTCTAACTCCAGAAGGATTACGTAGTTTAGAATTAGAGCTTGAAGATCTCAAAACCGTCAAACGTAAAGAACTAGCCAGCCGTATTAAAACAGCGATTAGCTATGGCGATCTCAAGGAAAACAGCGAGTACCATTCCGCCAAAAATGATCAATCTTTTATGGAAACCAGAATATTGACGATCGAAAGAATGTTGAAGAAGGCTAAGGTTGTTAAGAATATCGGCACATCCAAAGTTCAAGTTGGCTCTACCGTTATTCTCAATGATGTGGAATTTGCTGAGAAAATTGAGTATAAAATCGTCGGTTCTCAGGAAGCCGATGTGAATGAAAATAAAATTTCCTACGAAAGTCCACTTGGCGTTTCCCTCATGGGCAAATCTGTTGGCGATGTGATTAGTGTGAATGCACCCATGGGTGTCATTAGCTATGAGCTGCTTGAAATCAGAGCGTAATCTAACGCAATCCTTCTACTAAACATAATAAAGGCATTGTCATGCAGCGGCGGCTGCACAGCAATGCCTTTTTGACTTGTTCCCAAACCTTACTCACCAATAGCTTGAATGATTTCCAAGGCCTTTTCCATTTTCTGAATATAAGCTGTCTCATTGCTGGAACACATGAATTTGATGTTGGACTGCCCCTCGCCAAGTAATTGGTTCCGGTCATTGAGCAGCTGTATCAACCGGTTAACAGTACCCGAGCTTCCATCAACAATTTGAATGTGACTTGGCAGGATCTTTCTTAGAACTCCCCTATAAAAGGGGTAATGTGTGCATCCTAGAACAACAGTCCCATACCTTCTCAGGTCGAAGGGCTCAAGCTTAGCTAGAAAATAATCAATGATTTGTTGACTCTCCACATTTAACTGTTCACAGAATTCAACCAATTCCGGCAGCGGCACCGAATCCACCATACCCATATCATCCATACGAGAAACTAGCTCTCTATATTTCGATTGCTTGAGCGTTAAAGGCGTAGCGAATACGAGCACTCTTTTACCAGATGAACGATTCATTTCGAGAGCTGGCTTTACCGCGGGTTCCATGCCGATAATCGGCATCTCATAGGTTTTTCTTAATTCTGCAATGGCTATACTAGTTGCTGTATTGCAAGCAATGACGAGGGCTTTGACCTCTTCTTTGATAATCATGTCTACGGATTTTTTGACAAAAGCAAGAACCTCGTCCTTCGACTTCGTCCCGTATGGAACATGAAGGGTATCCGCAAAATATAGAAAATCTTCATGAGGCAGTTGCTTCATGGCTTCGTGTAAGACAGTAATACCGCCTATCCCTGAATCAAAAAAAGCTATTCTCATTATCTTCACCCTGTATGTATTGTTTCTTTTCTATAGCAATCCTGCCGTAATAAGTCCATTTCGAATACCATCTTCATCCACATGTGTCGTAACATGATCGGCATAAGGTAGTAAGTCTTTGTGGGAGTTCCCCATCGCGATACCGAATCCGACATACGAAAGCATCTCCACATCATTTAAACCGTCCCCGAAAGCTACGGCATCTTCCGGCTTCAATCCAACAAGCTCCAAAAGCGCGGCAATCCCTTGGGCTTTCGAACCACCTGCTGGTAATACGTCAATCGCATGCTGGTGCCAGCGTATCAGCTTAAATTCCGATTGCAGTTCCTCGTACAAATGATCATCCGTGTCTTCAATATGCAAGAAGATTTGATAAATATCGTTTGTTTTCCAGAAATCCGGGTCATACCCCGGCAAATCTACCTTCAAGGAGGAAATAGATCCTACAACAAAAGGATGGTCGTCATCCGTATCCGTGAAGTAGTTATGCTCCCCTTCGAATACGAGGGAATGCTTATGCTTAGCCGCCAATTTCACCAGTGCTTCTATGCTGTTCTTGGCAATAATCCGTCTGTAGAGCGGTTCACCACGATAAACGGCATAGCCGCCGTTCAAGCATACATAGGAATCGATCCCAAGCTGCTCAGCCAAAGGCTTGATGAAGTAGGGAGCTCGTCCTGTTGCAATAACCGGTTCAATCCCCTGCTGCTTTAATTGTTGAATAGCTACGATCGTACTGGCAGGAACTTCTTTTTCTTCGTTAACTAATGTGCCGTCAATATCAAAAAATACAATTTTATACACGGTATGGATCTCCTTTTCATTAGGGGACAGCCACGGCTGCTCCTCTTCTCTCTATCTCTCAATTAAACACCAAAAGCAGAGAAAAAACAAAGAAAAAGAGAATCCCTCAGGCTTCTCTCCGCCATGCCTAAACAATTTCATCAATAATCCCAAAAGATAAGGCCTCTTCAGGACTCATATACCAATTGCGTTGATGCTCCTGTACACGATGCAGCTCGTCTGTATGCAGTTTCGTTTTCGATAAGATATAGTCATCATAAATGTTTTGCAGCCTTTGTGTTTCATCCACACGATTCTTCAAGTGTTCCAAATGACCGTCGATATGTGTAGATACAGAATGATACATGAATGTACTAAGTCGGCCAGCGTACCTCTTATGACCACTAACAGCAATTAGTAAACTCATGCTAGCAGCAAGTCCATACACGTATGTATGCACCGGCGTCTTACTGTTATCAATCACATTGATCAATCCTAGACCATCATAGACACTCCCCCCATTACTATTAATAATTAAGTCGATGGGCAGACGTTTGAAGTCTTTTTCTTTCTTATCTTTGTCATCATCAAATTGATTAATTTTCATGATTTGCTCGACAATGGTTTTCACAGAGCTTTTATTAATGCCATCGAATAGATATAGGGTCCTGTCATTCATAGCATGCCTCCTGTCCATATGGCCTACTGATACGTTAGTCTATTCTCGTTTTATAGACTTTGTAACTCTTTTCCCTTTCTTTTCTGGATTTTTGGGCAAAATAAAAAGGCCAACCCGTTGGTTGACCTCTCAATACCCTTTTGACAAGCTTGTTTAAACCGTTAGGAATATTAATGAGTTTTGAATCTAGAAAGCGATTCTTGCAGTTCTTGCGCCATATTGCTTAAATCCTCTGCTGAGGCGGATATTTCATACATGGTTGCGTGCTGCTTCTTGGACCCTTCAGAAATGCCTTGTCCATGGTCATAAGAGGCTTTGGTCATGTGAACAATTTCGCTCATGGACGCCGTTACTTCCTCCGTGCCAGCCGACATTTCCTGAGATGCAGCCGATACTTCCTGGATTTGGTCCGAAATTTCTTGGAATGTCGAGGTAACACGGTTAAAGACTTGCCCTGCCGCATCAATAAGCTCGGAACCTTTCTCTACGTCCAGCACACCTTTATTCATTGCTTGTACGGCTCTTGACGTCGAAGACTGCACTTCCCGAATCAAACTCGAAATATCAGCTGCAGAGGATGACGACTGTTCCGCCAGCTTCTTGACTTCGTTCGCCACTACCGCAAACCCGCGTCCTTGTTCGCCAGCGCGCGCTGCCTCAATAGAAGCATTGAGTGATAGCAGCTGGGTTTGGCTTGTAATTTCGGTAATAACCGACACAATTTCACCGATTTTTTGTGAGTATGATTCAAGTGCTCTCATATCATCCGCAGATTTCCCGACGGATTCATTAATGAACTTCATCTGTTCGACAGCCTGATTGATCGCAACGCGTCCTTGCTGAACTTCCTGCAGTGATGCATGCGATGCTTCTGTCACGACCGACGA is drawn from Paenibacillus sp. V4I7 and contains these coding sequences:
- a CDS encoding ATP-dependent Clp protease proteolytic subunit — translated: MNDRTLYLFDGINKSSVKTIVEQIMKINQFDDDKDKKEKDFKRLPIDLIINSNGGSVYDGLGLINVIDNSKTPVHTYVYGLAASMSLLIAVSGHKRYAGRLSTFMYHSVSTHIDGHLEHLKNRVDETQRLQNIYDDYILSKTKLHTDELHRVQEHQRNWYMSPEEALSFGIIDEIV
- the greA gene encoding transcription elongation factor GreA, producing the protein MSNDEIILTPEGLRSLELELEDLKTVKRKELASRIKTAISYGDLKENSEYHSAKNDQSFMETRILTIERMLKKAKVVKNIGTSKVQVGSTVILNDVEFAEKIEYKIVGSQEADVNENKISYESPLGVSLMGKSVGDVISVNAPMGVISYELLEIRA
- a CDS encoding Cof-type HAD-IIB family hydrolase; amino-acid sequence: MHTVYKIVFFDIDGTLVNEEKEVPASTIVAIQQLKQQGIEPVIATGRAPYFIKPLAEQLGIDSYVCLNGGYAVYRGEPLYRRIIAKNSIEALVKLAAKHKHSLVFEGEHNYFTDTDDDHPFVVGSISSLKVDLPGYDPDFWKTNDIYQIFLHIEDTDDHLYEELQSEFKLIRWHQHAIDVLPAGGSKAQGIAALLELVGLKPEDAVAFGDGLNDVEMLSYVGFGIAMGNSHKDLLPYADHVTTHVDEDGIRNGLITAGLL
- the murI gene encoding glutamate racemase, with the translated sequence MRIAFFDSGIGGITVLHEAMKQLPHEDFLYFADTLHVPYGTKSKDEVLAFVKKSVDMIIKEEVKALVIACNTATSIAIAELRKTYEMPIIGMEPAVKPALEMNRSSGKRVLVFATPLTLKQSKYRELVSRMDDMGMVDSVPLPELVEFCEQLNVESQQIIDYFLAKLEPFDLRRYGTVVLGCTHYPFYRGVLRKILPSHIQIVDGSSGTVNRLIQLLNDRNQLLGEGQSNIKFMCSSNETAYIQKMEKALEIIQAIGE